In the Arthrobacter zhaoxinii genome, one interval contains:
- a CDS encoding MFS transporter, translated as MKRPLQPSVPTAGPLFAVAAVTLIAATYGLARLGYGLFLPAFSASFELTPAVGGLLSSGASVIYCVSAGLGFIYAPRKPRLMTILAGSTAALGSAGIAAAPSTGLFAAAVLLAGMGAGFASPALVELVQRNTKPIHAAKRQSVVNSGTGFGVVAAGLLALMLGSSWRLAWGLIAVIAVAGTLGVLRSDVSRRHSIEGADSDDAGRRERSGSQPRGLELGVLTALKWPLAAAFLYGVGCAAVWVYGRTLLEDSGGMPVALSAGAWIALGAGGAAAVLTAPWLALHSIRFTWPVTVLATAAATEAMALAPGSTALAFAAAALFGLAYTAATSVLIIWATATASSSAAGTSALFISLILGQAAGAALTGGLIEASGFGLAFAVAAAACGVSAAGVLARTKTGTEDELRPSRAAH; from the coding sequence ATGAAACGACCGTTACAGCCTTCCGTTCCGACCGCAGGCCCGCTCTTCGCGGTCGCCGCGGTGACCCTCATCGCCGCGACCTATGGCCTGGCCCGCCTGGGCTACGGCCTGTTCCTGCCGGCCTTCTCCGCCTCCTTCGAGCTGACTCCGGCCGTCGGCGGGCTGCTCTCCTCCGGCGCCTCGGTGATCTACTGCGTGTCGGCCGGACTGGGGTTCATCTACGCGCCCCGGAAACCGCGCCTGATGACGATTCTGGCCGGCTCGACGGCGGCACTCGGCTCCGCGGGGATCGCCGCGGCTCCGTCGACGGGCCTCTTCGCCGCAGCCGTACTGCTGGCGGGGATGGGCGCGGGCTTCGCCTCCCCCGCCCTGGTGGAACTGGTGCAGCGCAACACGAAGCCGATCCACGCGGCGAAACGGCAGTCGGTGGTGAATTCCGGAACCGGTTTCGGGGTGGTGGCGGCCGGGCTGCTGGCCCTGATGCTGGGATCCTCGTGGCGGCTGGCCTGGGGGCTGATTGCCGTGATCGCGGTGGCGGGGACGCTCGGGGTGCTGCGGTCGGATGTTTCGCGGCGTCACAGCATCGAAGGCGCTGACTCGGACGACGCCGGGCGCCGGGAACGCAGCGGAAGCCAACCCCGCGGTCTAGAGCTCGGCGTGCTGACCGCACTGAAGTGGCCACTGGCTGCGGCCTTCCTCTACGGCGTCGGCTGCGCCGCGGTCTGGGTGTACGGCCGCACCCTGCTCGAGGACTCCGGCGGCATGCCGGTCGCCCTCTCGGCCGGGGCATGGATCGCCCTTGGTGCCGGCGGCGCCGCCGCCGTGCTGACGGCCCCGTGGCTGGCCCTGCACTCGATCCGCTTCACCTGGCCGGTCACGGTGCTGGCCACCGCCGCCGCGACCGAAGCGATGGCTCTTGCACCGGGAAGTACCGCCCTCGCCTTTGCTGCCGCTGCGCTGTTCGGACTCGCCTACACCGCTGCGACGTCGGTCCTCATCATCTGGGCCACCGCCACGGCGAGCAGCAGTGCCGCCGGCACGTCGGCCCTGTTCATCAGCCTCATCCTCGGCCAGGCCGCCGGGGCGGCCCTGACCGGCGGGCTGATTGAGGCGTCCGGTTTCGGCCTGGCGTTTGCCGTTGCCGCGGCGGCATGCGGAGTCAGCGCGGCCGGAGTTCTTGCCCGGACCAAAACCGGCACGGAGGACGAGCTTCGGCCTTCGCGGGCCGCGCACTAA
- a CDS encoding TetR/AcrR family transcriptional regulator, which produces MVAQPSARNRLLDAAEELAFTQGVAATPVDRILQRANVAPATLYAHFGNKEGLIAAALRRRLENWDAAWQREIAAAATDRDRLLAVFPALTSYRSGTSAARWCAALGVAAETVDPGQQLAETLSQDTQLLTDRFRELAVPVVGADDADALAAHLLLIFTGVLGMLLRGDSPEAAAATGRVTAGFVIDGFGASASGA; this is translated from the coding sequence ATGGTTGCACAACCCAGCGCACGAAACCGTCTGCTTGACGCCGCCGAAGAACTCGCCTTCACCCAGGGCGTCGCGGCGACGCCGGTGGACCGGATCCTGCAGCGCGCCAACGTAGCGCCGGCGACGCTGTATGCGCACTTCGGCAACAAGGAAGGCCTGATCGCGGCGGCGCTGCGCCGCCGGCTGGAGAACTGGGATGCGGCCTGGCAGCGGGAAATCGCCGCCGCGGCCACGGATCGGGACCGGCTGCTGGCGGTCTTTCCCGCGCTGACGAGCTACCGTTCGGGCACGTCCGCCGCCCGCTGGTGCGCCGCGCTCGGCGTCGCTGCGGAAACGGTCGACCCGGGCCAGCAGCTCGCGGAGACCCTGTCGCAGGATACGCAGCTGCTGACCGACCGCTTCCGGGAACTCGCGGTGCCCGTGGTCGGAGCCGACGACGCCGACGCGCTGGCGGCCCACCTGCTGCTGATCTTCACCGGTGTCCTTGGCATGCTGCTCCGCGGGGACTCTCCGGAAGCGGCAGCAGCCACCGGGCGCGTCACGGCGGGGTTTGTTATCGACGGGTTCGGGGCGTCCGCTTCGGGCGCGTAG
- a CDS encoding excalibur calcium-binding domain-containing protein, whose product MPVLPAGRTASTMTRGTVSSARTRALSFGAVALSTVVVLSGCGGDQAEPAATTTPSPTKTTSSPSPSPTPTVTQIANKACKTSGATRTQEQAATATPTPTPSSSTTSAKASPSASPSTTTASPSASPSATPSATPTTSTVVYVCTENDNGMLVWMDEDSSIKLLAERQEAADKEAADKQAAEDAAAAEAQRVADEAAAAAAEEQRLADEAAAAEAQRIADEQARQQYVPPAPAPAPEVPAPAAPAPPASVYYPNCTAARNAGGAPVYAGGPGYGTHLDRDGDGVGCE is encoded by the coding sequence ATGCCTGTTTTGCCTGCCGGCCGCACCGCGTCAACGATGACCCGCGGCACCGTTTCATCCGCCCGCACCCGGGCGCTTAGCTTCGGTGCTGTTGCGCTGAGCACCGTCGTCGTCCTGTCCGGCTGTGGCGGTGACCAGGCCGAACCCGCCGCAACCACCACTCCGTCACCGACGAAGACCACTTCATCTCCGTCTCCGTCCCCGACGCCGACGGTCACGCAGATTGCCAACAAGGCCTGCAAGACCTCCGGCGCCACCCGGACGCAGGAGCAGGCAGCAACGGCGACTCCCACCCCCACGCCGTCGTCGTCCACTACGTCCGCGAAGGCATCACCCTCGGCTTCACCGTCGACGACCACGGCCTCGCCGTCCGCCTCCCCGTCCGCAACGCCGTCTGCCACGCCGACGACGTCAACCGTGGTCTACGTCTGCACCGAAAACGACAACGGCATGCTCGTCTGGATGGATGAGGACAGCTCCATCAAACTCCTTGCAGAGCGCCAGGAAGCGGCGGACAAGGAAGCCGCAGACAAACAGGCGGCAGAAGACGCCGCAGCAGCGGAGGCACAGCGAGTGGCGGACGAGGCAGCTGCTGCGGCCGCGGAAGAGCAGCGGCTGGCCGATGAGGCTGCGGCCGCCGAAGCGCAGAGAATTGCCGATGAGCAGGCCCGCCAGCAGTATGTGCCGCCGGCTCCGGCCCCGGCCCCGGAAGTGCCTGCGCCCGCCGCGCCCGCTCCACCGGCAAGCGTGTACTACCCGAACTGCACGGCCGCCCGTAACGCCGGAGGCGCTCCCGTCTACGCCGGGGGACCCGGGTACGGCACGCACCTGGACCGCGACGGCGACGGCGTCGGCTGCGAGTGA
- a CDS encoding acyl-CoA dehydrogenase family protein: MPATPPLSPAASPAATAAPDLETLRTASDVLGLDGLLTEDELALRAKVRTFVDERIRPNIKDWYENAVFPVEIVRELGGLGLLGMHLEGYGCPGRSAVEYGIAAMELEAGDSGLRTFVSVQGSLAMTAIHRFGSEEQKNRYLPGMARGELIGCFGLTEPTAGSDPSSMSTLARHDGGGWVLSGTKRWIGLASIADVAVIWAQTDDGVRGFLVPTDSPGFSAVPIEPKLSMRASIQCDVSLADVRLPDSALLPGAKGLRGPFSCLNEARYGILWGSMGAARDSYEEALKYSLERLQFDKPLAAYQITQEKLVNMLLEISKGVLLAIHTGRLKDAGTLEPVQISVGKLNNVREAIAICREARAILGGNGITLDYSPLRHANNLESVRTYEGTDEVHTLILGQHITGISAFR, translated from the coding sequence ATGCCCGCTACGCCGCCTTTGTCCCCTGCGGCCTCGCCCGCCGCCACCGCCGCACCGGATCTCGAAACCCTCCGGACGGCGTCGGACGTCCTTGGCCTGGATGGTCTCCTCACCGAGGACGAACTCGCCCTCCGCGCGAAAGTCCGGACCTTCGTGGACGAACGCATCCGCCCGAACATCAAGGACTGGTACGAGAACGCGGTGTTCCCGGTCGAGATTGTCCGGGAACTCGGCGGCCTCGGACTGCTCGGCATGCACCTGGAGGGCTACGGCTGCCCGGGACGCTCCGCCGTCGAGTATGGGATCGCCGCGATGGAACTGGAGGCCGGCGATTCCGGCCTGCGCACCTTCGTCTCGGTCCAGGGCTCGCTGGCCATGACCGCCATCCACCGCTTCGGCTCCGAGGAGCAGAAAAACCGGTACCTGCCCGGCATGGCACGCGGCGAACTGATCGGCTGCTTCGGGCTCACCGAACCCACGGCCGGCTCCGACCCGTCCAGCATGAGCACGCTTGCCCGGCACGACGGCGGCGGCTGGGTCCTGAGCGGCACCAAACGGTGGATCGGGCTGGCCTCCATTGCCGACGTCGCCGTGATCTGGGCGCAGACCGACGACGGCGTCCGCGGCTTCCTCGTCCCCACGGACAGCCCCGGCTTCTCCGCCGTGCCGATTGAACCGAAGCTGTCCATGCGCGCCTCGATCCAGTGCGATGTGTCCCTGGCGGACGTGCGGCTGCCGGACTCGGCGCTGCTGCCCGGCGCGAAGGGACTGCGCGGACCGTTCTCCTGCCTGAACGAGGCCCGCTACGGCATCCTCTGGGGCTCGATGGGCGCGGCCCGGGACAGCTACGAGGAGGCGTTGAAGTACTCGCTGGAACGGCTGCAGTTCGACAAGCCGCTGGCCGCCTACCAGATCACCCAGGAGAAGCTGGTGAACATGCTGCTGGAAATCTCCAAGGGCGTGCTCCTGGCCATCCACACCGGGCGGCTCAAGGACGCCGGCACGCTGGAGCCGGTACAGATTTCCGTGGGCAAGCTGAACAACGTGCGCGAAGCCATCGCGATCTGCCGGGAGGCCCGCGCGATCCTGGGCGGCAACGGCATCACGCTGGACTACTCACCGCTGCGGCACGCCAACAACCTCGAATCGGTGCGGACCTACGAAGGCACCGACGAGGTCCACACCCTCATCCTGGGCCAGCACATCACTGGCATTTCCGCGTTCCGGTAG
- a CDS encoding thiolase family protein, with protein sequence MNEAYLVSAVRTPVGRYGGALSSVRPDDLAALVLREAVEQAGVSPADVDEVLLGNTNQAGEDNRNVARMATLLAGFPDTVPAMTVNRLCASGLSAIITASQMVRSGAADIVVAGGVESMSRAPWVLAKPEKAFAKPGELADSAIGARFTNPKFYDLPGTTYSMPETAEELATRDGISREDSDAFALRSHTRALAAVDEGRFTDEIVPVETKKGVVKTDEGPRRETSIEALAKLRPIVRSDGVVTAGNSSSLNDGASAVVVASADAVRRLGLNARARIVDGASTGVAPAVMGIGPVPATQKVLDRAGWSLGDIDAVELNEAFAAQSLACIRALNLDESIVNRDGGAIALGHALGSSGSRLTVTMLNRMEREGASRGLVTMCVGLGQGVSMLLERV encoded by the coding sequence ATGAATGAGGCCTATCTGGTGTCCGCTGTCCGCACTCCCGTCGGCAGGTACGGCGGCGCCCTCTCGAGCGTCCGCCCCGACGATCTCGCCGCCCTGGTGCTCCGGGAAGCGGTGGAGCAGGCCGGAGTGAGCCCGGCCGACGTCGACGAGGTGCTCCTGGGCAACACGAACCAGGCCGGGGAGGACAACCGGAACGTGGCCCGGATGGCGACCCTGCTCGCCGGCTTCCCCGACACCGTGCCGGCCATGACGGTGAACCGGCTCTGCGCCTCCGGGCTCAGCGCCATCATCACCGCCTCGCAGATGGTTCGCTCGGGTGCCGCGGACATTGTGGTGGCCGGGGGAGTGGAGTCCATGTCCCGGGCGCCGTGGGTGCTGGCGAAGCCGGAGAAGGCCTTCGCCAAGCCGGGGGAGCTGGCGGATTCGGCGATCGGAGCACGGTTCACCAACCCGAAGTTCTACGACCTGCCCGGCACCACCTACTCCATGCCCGAAACCGCCGAGGAGCTGGCGACCCGGGACGGGATCTCCCGTGAGGATTCCGACGCCTTTGCGCTGCGCTCGCATACCCGTGCGCTCGCCGCCGTCGACGAGGGCCGGTTTACTGATGAGATCGTGCCGGTGGAAACCAAGAAGGGCGTGGTGAAGACCGACGAGGGTCCGCGCCGGGAAACCAGCATCGAGGCCTTGGCGAAGCTGCGGCCCATCGTCCGGTCCGACGGCGTGGTGACCGCCGGGAACTCGAGCTCACTGAACGACGGCGCGTCCGCCGTCGTCGTCGCCAGTGCCGACGCGGTCCGCCGGCTGGGGCTGAATGCCCGGGCCCGGATTGTCGACGGCGCCTCCACCGGAGTGGCGCCCGCGGTGATGGGCATCGGTCCGGTGCCGGCGACGCAGAAGGTGCTGGACCGGGCCGGCTGGTCGCTGGGCGATATCGATGCCGTGGAGCTGAACGAGGCCTTCGCCGCGCAGTCGCTGGCCTGCATCCGCGCCCTGAACCTGGACGAGTCGATCGTGAACCGTGACGGCGGTGCCATCGCTTTGGGGCATGCGCTGGGGTCCTCGGGGTCCCGGCTCACGGTGACCATGCTGAACCGGATGGAGCGCGAGGGTGCCTCCCGCGGTCTGGTGACCATGTGCGTGGGGCTGGGCCAGGGCGTGTCGATGCTGCTGGAGCGCGTCTAG